TTGATCATCCGTCAAATAGTAGCGATTCATTGGAATACCTTGAAAAGCAGCATTTTAACCAATTCAACCCTCACAATGTCAACAGAACCTAGCCATCTGAATCCCATAAATACAGTCCAGCACCCTTGAGTAGCCAAGCCAGATACTTTTAGCCCCCGGTTCGCCATCGCATTTTCTGCCCAAAAAGCCCCCCAGTTCCGCTAGATTGCGGATCACTTGATTGAGGGTAGGTATGCCATCGGGTAGTGCTTTTTTGCCGAGCCGGAAGGATACTTTCCATTCCAGCGGGTCAAACACCAGATCAGCCGGAAGTTCTGGGCAGGTACGCCCCAACCGCATCAGAAACATAATCCGCCAAGCCACCATGATGTAGAGCGCGAGGGCTTTTTCGATGCGCTCTTTAGTGTCCAGTTGCAGTTTTTCGACGCGACAGCCGACTTTCAGGACATCAAAAAACATCTCGATTTCCCAACGCGCCCGATACCAATCGATGAGTTCACAGGCGGCATCGGCGGTCTCTACACAACGGTTGGTGACTAAACGCCAAATGAGGGACGATTTTCCGGCGGGTGGGTTGATTTCTTTGGCTTGAACCAAGGTCAATAGCATTGGATGCTTACTTTTGGGACGCAGGGTATAACGTAACACCTTGATTTCTTGTACCACTTTGCGAGGCTTTTCACCCTGCTTGCGCGGTTTGGTAAAAGTGATACGAGTCAACGCCTGTTGTTGATCAATGGCATCCCACAGTTTGAGGTCATCCCCCAAGGCGCGGTTATGTTGCGCCCGTATCAGCAGGTCAGCCGGGTAATCCAAGGCTTGCGCCCGTTTGAGTAAGTCATAAAAGTCGCTTTCACGGTCGCCCGTATAGATGAGGCGGTGTTCAGGGCAGCGTGCCGCCAGTTCGGCTACCCGTTCATACCCTTCAATCCAGCGACGGCTTTCTTTGATGCCGGGGTTGGCAAGATCCGCCGCTTTGCTCAAGCCCCGTGACCACATCCACGTATCGGTGATCCCCAATGGCAGACGGTCTGGGGTGATACACAAGGTCGGATGCAGGTACATCCCGCGTTGCTTATCGTAGGATAAACGCCCCAAACCCTCGGTTTCCTGCCCATTGAAATCCAGTTCGGTGGTGTCTTGAATACACAGGATAACGCCGTGTGCAACATTGATCTGATGTCGATTATCCCGAATTGGACACATTGCGAATCGTACCGCCCGTTGACAGTAAGTGATGAACCCACTTATTTTTCTCCCACCGTTACACCAGCAAGTTGACCAACTGTAAGTAAGTGATGAACCCACTTATTTTTCTCCCACCGTTACACCAGCAAGTTGACCAACTGTAAGGATGAGTTACCAAGCATCCTATTAAGGAATACTGCCACGGTATGGCTCAACACTTTGCGAAAAATCCTGACGGTCAGGTGCCACCTATCCCGTGCCCGGATACGCTGGATATGGAAACGCTCCGTCAATTGCCCAATGACCGTCTCGACCAAACGCCGCTCCCGCATGAGTTCCTGAACGTATTCCTTGGGGCGGTCATCCTGCATATTACGGCGCAGTGGGGTTTGCAAATTCAGGCCGATGGCTTGCAACCCTGCTTGGTGGATAGGTCGGATAAACCCCTTATCCCCCGGCATAAGGCCCGTTTGTCCATGCAGGCATTCCCAGATGCCGTCAGCTTCATCATGATTGGCTGCCATCACGTTGATGCCCGTGACCACACCACAACCGCTCACCAACAAGACGGCCTGAAAACCATAGTAGTGCTGGTCTTTGGATGCACAGTAGCCGTAGCCCGCCAATCCCGCGAACAAACGGCAATGGTTCGCACGCCGAAAATTACACAGCTTCAGGGGGAAACCATCCACGCGGTGCACGCCGTTTCCCATCACACCCATTTCCCTGCACAGGTCAGCATGAAGCTGCTGCTTTACCCGCCACAAATGTGCCGCTTGGCGGACATAAGTGCTACGGCTGGGAAGCTTGGGAAACCACTCCAGCCAGTGGCGACGGAAATACTCCCAAGCCTGTTTGTCCTGTTCATATCCCATAAATTCAGCCACCACCTCCAATGTCAGCACTTCGGCATCACTGAAGACCGGGCTGAAACCACGGTGGCGCAAAATAACCGGCAGTTTCTTCAGCCAGTCGTCTATCAGGCAGTACACATGGGTGATAAAGTCTTCCAAGGGCATGGTGTCCTCCTCTCGTTTGGATTCGCTATCCTTGAGGATACCTTGCCCTGCTTAACTTTGGGACGAGGCGATGTATGGAGGCTCAGAGAAAAGTTGCACACGGCGTCAGGATAATCCGCGAATCTTGCTGACGGATTCGACACTCGGTCGCTTCAAAGTGGGATGCCATCAAAGCATCATGGCTCACCGCTTCATTCCAGAAGAAACGGTACGTCGCCAAGGTGCTTGACCAACTTTGACAAGCTTTCGGGATGCTCGATTGGGGGGCTTTCAGCATCGCTTTGAGGATATGAGCGGCGCGTGTTTCGAGACGCTTGTCTCCCAAATCAAGATCGGTGAGTTCGGTAGATGACCAGTTCATGGGTGGAAATTGCTTATCTTACATCAGTTTGGGGACTTGTGTATAAGGAGATGCCAAGAGACGGCTTCAACCCCCTAGCTCATACTTCCAATGAATGAGGATCAAATATGCTTAAAATCCAGCACGGTGATATTTTTGACACGTTGTACCAACGTGCCTTCCACCACTATAAATTGAAATAATTACGGTGGCATGTAACATTCACAACTATCTGAAAAATAATGTAGCATAATAAGGAAAAATACAATGAAGACTAAAACGTATATCAATATTGCTAAACAAAACATGCAGTTCAGCCCTGAGCTTGCGGTCACGTGGCTGTTTGGGAAGATGCTTTGCCAACCGGGTTTTCTGAGTTCTTTTGCGCAACAGTATTTGGGCGAGGCTATAGATATTGAGTCTGCTGTTATTCATCGTGAGTATGGCAAAAGTAACAAAAAAATTGATGTTGCAGGCATTGTTGACTGATTTTTAGGAAATCAGTTTGTCAGTAACAAAATTCTGTCCGTCGGCAAAAAAGCAGTCTTGTTCCAGCAACAGGCTGCGTAGCTATTGCGATATGCTATCCTTGAAGCTCACATAAAGGAACCCGCCATGTACGCCATTGAGTTTGAAACAGACATTGAAAACGGGATGATCCGCATCCCCGACATCTACCGAAATTTGCACAAGGCTCATGCCAGAATCATTGTTTTGACCCATGAGACATCACCCGCTACTACACCCGCAGTGTTCAATCCTAGGGCTTTCTTCGGCGCGGGGCGACAACCCAAAGCGGCTATTGATGCCTACCTGAGAGAAGCACGCGAAGGCTGGCAGTAATGGCTTATCTATTTGATACCAATATTATTATCTACTACTTTAACGGTCTCACAGATGATGAGCGTATCCATGAGATTCTGGCGGATAGCTTCAATATTTCGATTATCACCAAAATCGAATTTTTGGGCTGGAGCGAATTTGCCGCTGACCATAGCAGCATAAAATAGGGAAATCTCCCTTCCCCCCGAAACCTGCTAAACTTCGTCTTTTGTTCGGCACGAGCTTGCACACCCTATGGAAAAATTCATCCGCATTCGCGGCGCACGCACCCACAACCTGAAAAACATCGACCTTGACCTGCCGCGTGACAAGCTGATCGTGATCACGGGCTTGTCGGGGTCGGGCAAGTCGTCGTTGGCGTTCGACACGATTTTTGCGGAAGGGCAGCGGCGTTACGTCGAGTCGCTGTCCGCCTACGCCCGCCAGTTCCTGTCGATGATGGAAAAGCCGGACATTGACCACATCGAAGGGCTTTCCCCGGCGATTTCCATCGAGCAGAAAACCACTTCGCACAACCCGCGTTCCACCGTCGGCACGATTACCGAGATTTACGACTACCTGCGCCTGCTGTATGCGCGTGCCGGTGTGCCACGTTGCCCGACGCATCACGTTGATTTGCAAGTGCAAACCGTCAGTCAGATGGTCGATCAGGTATTGAGTTTGCCCGAAGGCAGCAAGCTGATGTTGCTGGCTCCGGTGGTACGCGAACGCAAGGGCGAGCATGTGCAACTGTTTGATTCGTTGCGGGCGCAAGGCTATTTGCGGGCGCGGGTGAATGGCGTGGTCTACGAACTGGACGTGCCGCCGACGCTGGAATTGCGCAAGAAACACACCATCGAAGTGGTGATTGACCGCTTCAAAGTCCGCGACGACATGCAGTTGCGCCTCGCCGAATCGCTTGAAACCGCGCTGAAACTCGCCAACGGGCTGGCAACAGTGGCGTGGATGGACGGTGACGGCGAAGACATGATTTTTTCCGCCAACTACGCCTGCCCGCATTGCGGCTGGTCGCTGACCGAACTCGAACCGCGCTTGTTCTCGTTCAACGCACCCGCTGGCGCGTGCCAGACTTGCGACGGTTTGGGCGTGGAACAGTTTTTCGACCCGCAACGGGTGGTGGCAAACCCGTCGATGAGCCTTGCGGGTGGCGCAGTGCGCGGCTGGGATCGGCGCAACGCCTACTACTTCCAGATACTCACATCTTTGGCAGAACATTTCAGCTTTGACGTGGAACAGCCGTGGGACGAATTGCCCGCTTCTGTCCACAAACTGATCTTGCACGGCAGCGGTTTGGAGGAGGTGGAATTCACCTACGTCGGGCAAAAAGGGCAAATTTACACCCGTTCGCACACTTTTGAAGGCGTATTAAACAACCTCAAACGCCGTTACCGCGAAACCGATTCGAGTGCGGTGCGCGAAGAATTGGCGAAATACCTTGCCAGCCGTGCTTGCCCGGATTGCGGCGGCACACGCTTGAACGAACAGGCGCGGAACGTGTTCATCGCGGGGCGCAACTTGCCAGCGATCACCCATTTGCCGATTGGCGAAAGCCATGCGTTTTTCCGCAGCCTGAATTTGCCGGGGACGCAGGGGCAAATCGCCGACAAGATTTTGCGCGAAATTGCCTTGCGCCTGGAATTTCTGGTCAATGTCGGGCTGGATTATCTGACCCTGAGCCGCAGCGCGGAAACGCTCTCCGGCGGCGAAGCACAACGCATCCGCCTCGCGTCGCAAATTGGCGCGGGGCTGGTCGGGGTGATGTACGTGCTGGATGAGCCATCCATCGGTTTGCACCAGCGCGACAACGCCCGCTTGCTGAAAACGTTGTTCCGCCTGCGCGACCTCGGCAATACCGTGATCGTGGTCGAGCATGACGAAGACGCGATCCGTTCCGCCGATCATGTGCTGGATATTGGCCCCGGTGCGGGTGTGCATGGCGGCTACATTATTGCGCAAGGCACACCCGAAGAAGTGTTTGCCACGCCGGATTCGGTGACGGGGCAATTCATGTCGGGGCGGCGCAAAATCACCATGCCCGCGCAACGCACCCCATTCAACCCCGAACGCACCATCAAGCTGATCGGCGCGACCGGCAATAACCTCAATGATGTATCGCTGGAAATTCCGCTGGGGCTGCTGACTTGTATCACCGGCGTGTCGGGGTCGGGCAAATCGACGCTGATCAACCGCACGCTGTACCCGTTTCTGGCGCGGCATCTGCACGATAGCAGCGTGGAAGTTGCCCCGGTGCGCGAAGTGCTGGGCGTGGAGCAAATCGACAAAATCATCGACATCGACCAAAGCCCGATTGGGCGCACCCCGCGTTCCAACCCCGCGACCTACACGGGCGTGTTTACCGCGATTCGCGATATGTTTGCGGCGACGCAAGAAGCACGCTCACGCGGTTATTTGCCGGGACGGTTTTCGTTCAACGTCAAGGGCGGACGCTGCGAAGCCTGTTCCGGCGACGGTTTGATCAAGGTCGAAATGCACTTTTTGCCGGATGTGTACGTGACTTGCGAAGTGTGCGAAGGCAAGCGTTACAACCGCGAAACCCTCGACATCCGCTACAAGGGCAAGAATATCAGCGAAGTGCTGGCGATGACGGTGGAAGATGCCTGCGAATTCTTCGCCGCTGTGCCGTCGATCCACACCAAACTGCAAACGCTGATGGACGTAGGGCTGTCGTACATCACGCTGGGGCAAAATGCGACCACGCTTTCCGGCGGCGAGGCGCAGCGCGTCAAGCTGGCGAAAGAGCTTTCCAAACGCGGCACGGGCAAGACGATTTATATTTTGGATGAGCCGACCACGGGGCTGCATTTCCACGACGTTGACCAGTTGCTGCAAGTGCTGCATCGCTTGCGTGACGGCGGCAATACCGTGGTGGTGATTGAGCATAATCTGGATGTGATCAAGACGGCGGACTGGGTGGTGGATTTGGGGCCGGAAGGTGGGAGTCGTGGGGGGCATGTGATTGCGGTGGGTACGCCGGAGCAGGTGGCGGAGGCGGAAGGGTCGTTTACTGGGCAATTTTTGAAGCGGATGTTATGATAAAGCCACGGAAATTTATTAAGTGGGTTTGTCAAAAATGATTTTGTTTGGCGTGAGATCTCCGCTGGTTGTGGAGTATGAGGAAACCTGTCATCGACTAGGGCTTAAGATAGAAATGGCAGTCAGCGTGAATGGTTCACCTCGATTAGTTGATCAATCCCGCGTTGTTAATATTAATGAACTCCCTCCTTCTATCATAGGTAAAAGATTCATTGCTTGTGCTTTTACTCCATCCCGCCGAGCAGCGTTGATTGCTCAGGCACAACAGTTAGGTTTTGTTTTGGATGACCCATTAATTGATCCAAGCGCGATACTGGCACGGTCTGTACGTATCGGAGAGGGAAGCTTTATTAATGCAGGCGTTGTCGTCGGGGCAGTCTCCATGATCGGTAATGGTGTATTGGTTAATCGCGCAGTATCTTTGGGACACCACACTGTATTAGGTGATTATGTAAGTATTGGACCCGGAGCAACCCTGGCTGGGAACATACATATAGGTGCTGGTACTATGATTGGGGCAGGGGCAACCATACTTCCTGATATTCGCATTGGTGAAAATGCACTGATAGCCGCCGGTTCAGTAGTTCGTAAGCATGTTCCTGATGGGGTATTAGTAGTAGGGAATCCTGCTCAAGAGCGTTCTTATAATCCCGCAAAATCAAGCCTGTATGTAGAAGATGGAGAGTAGAACTCAATGGACTTTCATTCTATTTGGAAAAACCTTAAAAAATCCAAAAATAACGATTTCTTGGTAACGCCTGAGTATCGGTTAAGTCATAGTGATCTTATTGAGCTTATTAACCGCTTAGTAACGTTATTTGATGAATATAATATCTTGCCATCCAGTAGAGTTATCATCCTTACTCACAATGAAGGGGCTGCTATTGTCGGGTTTATCGCCTCTCTATTAGATGGTGTAGTCCCTATTATGTTAACACCTGATACGCCTCATCGGCGCGTTGCTTCAATTGTCAGCTCTACAGAACCCGCTCTTGTTATCATTGATTATAGTCGCTTAGACGAAGATTGGGTAAAACAAATCCCTGCTCGCATTGTAATTCACGATTCTAATAATTACCCCCGTAAAAAGTTATTCAACTTCAGCCATAAACGCAGCGCAATGCATCATTGTGGTTTGAATTTGCCGACCGCGATACGAGAGCCTCATTTACCAAAAGTAAATGATGATTTAGCCTATATACTGTTTACATCGGGCACTACACAAGCTCCCAGTGGAGTAATGATTTCCCGAAAAAATATTATTGCTAATTTGCAAACTATATCGCGATTATTTGACTGCAACCCAAATGTACGACTATTTAACGATATGGTTCTAGCTCATGCTGACGGTTTGGTGCAAGGAATTTTATTGGCTATGGCTAATGCAGCAACCTTGATTCGATCAGGTGGATTTAAAATCAGTAACCTTGAAAATTGGTTAAATCGAGTGCGCCAAGAAAAGGCTACTCATTTTATTACCGTTCCTACGATATGGTCGCTTATTGATCAATATGCGAATCATGATGATTACTTTGACTCCAGTGAATGCCTTCATTTAATCTCAGTCGCTGCAAAACTTGAGCAAGAGCTGTGGGGGCGTTTACAAAATCGATTTGGCAAAAGCATTTCCAATCAATACGGTCTAACAGAAACTGTTACCTCTGCTCTTTATTCTGGAGATTTTCATTCAGAAATGGGTGGTTTTGGTAGCATTGGAAAGCCGATTGATTGTGAAGCTCGCATTAGAAATGCCGATGATGTGGATTCTGAAATTGGTGAATTGCAATTACGCGGTGATAATATTTTCTTAGGTTATTGGAAAAATTCTAAGCGTACAACAGAAACGTTCACACAAGATGGCTGGATGAAAACAGGGGATCTGGTGCAATCTTGTTCGGATGGTTCTTATAAAATATTAGGTCGCTTGAAAACAATTATTATGTCAGGTGGATTTTTGATTCGCCCTGAAGAAATTGATGAAGTTCTACTGACACACCCATCAGTAATTGAGGCAGTTACTGTTTCAATGCCAGACCCTAACTTTGATGAAGTTCCTGTAACGGCGGTTGTTTTGTCAGACGAGAGAATTGATGAAGATACTTTATTAGAATATGCGCGTTCTAACCTTGAAGCACTTAAAGTACCTAAAAGAATTATTTCTTTGGCTTCTATACCGCGAGGGGATGCGGGTAAACCTAAATTAAAAGAGCTGAGAGAAGAGCTTTTGATGATGCTTAGTCGTAAAAAAGAATACACA
The DNA window shown above is from Candidatus Thiothrix sulfatifontis and carries:
- a CDS encoding IS982 family transposase; the encoded protein is MPLEDFITHVYCLIDDWLKKLPVILRHRGFSPVFSDAEVLTLEVVAEFMGYEQDKQAWEYFRRHWLEWFPKLPSRSTYVRQAAHLWRVKQQLHADLCREMGVMGNGVHRVDGFPLKLCNFRRANHCRLFAGLAGYGYCASKDQHYYGFQAVLLVSGCGVVTGINVMAANHDEADGIWECLHGQTGLMPGDKGFIRPIHQAGLQAIGLNLQTPLRRNMQDDRPKEYVQELMRERRLVETVIGQLTERFHIQRIRARDRWHLTVRIFRKVLSHTVAVFLNRMLGNSSLQLVNLLV
- the uvrA gene encoding excinuclease ABC subunit UvrA, with protein sequence MEKFIRIRGARTHNLKNIDLDLPRDKLIVITGLSGSGKSSLAFDTIFAEGQRRYVESLSAYARQFLSMMEKPDIDHIEGLSPAISIEQKTTSHNPRSTVGTITEIYDYLRLLYARAGVPRCPTHHVDLQVQTVSQMVDQVLSLPEGSKLMLLAPVVRERKGEHVQLFDSLRAQGYLRARVNGVVYELDVPPTLELRKKHTIEVVIDRFKVRDDMQLRLAESLETALKLANGLATVAWMDGDGEDMIFSANYACPHCGWSLTELEPRLFSFNAPAGACQTCDGLGVEQFFDPQRVVANPSMSLAGGAVRGWDRRNAYYFQILTSLAEHFSFDVEQPWDELPASVHKLILHGSGLEEVEFTYVGQKGQIYTRSHTFEGVLNNLKRRYRETDSSAVREELAKYLASRACPDCGGTRLNEQARNVFIAGRNLPAITHLPIGESHAFFRSLNLPGTQGQIADKILREIALRLEFLVNVGLDYLTLSRSAETLSGGEAQRIRLASQIGAGLVGVMYVLDEPSIGLHQRDNARLLKTLFRLRDLGNTVIVVEHDEDAIRSADHVLDIGPGAGVHGGYIIAQGTPEEVFATPDSVTGQFMSGRRKITMPAQRTPFNPERTIKLIGATGNNLNDVSLEIPLGLLTCITGVSGSGKSTLINRTLYPFLARHLHDSSVEVAPVREVLGVEQIDKIIDIDQSPIGRTPRSNPATYTGVFTAIRDMFAATQEARSRGYLPGRFSFNVKGGRCEACSGDGLIKVEMHFLPDVYVTCEVCEGKRYNRETLDIRYKGKNISEVLAMTVEDACEFFAAVPSIHTKLQTLMDVGLSYITLGQNATTLSGGEAQRVKLAKELSKRGTGKTIYILDEPTTGLHFHDVDQLLQVLHRLRDGGNTVVVIEHNLDVIKTADWVVDLGPEGGSRGGHVIAVGTPEQVAEAEGSFTGQFLKRML
- a CDS encoding AMP-binding protein, which codes for MDFHSIWKNLKKSKNNDFLVTPEYRLSHSDLIELINRLVTLFDEYNILPSSRVIILTHNEGAAIVGFIASLLDGVVPIMLTPDTPHRRVASIVSSTEPALVIIDYSRLDEDWVKQIPARIVIHDSNNYPRKKLFNFSHKRSAMHHCGLNLPTAIREPHLPKVNDDLAYILFTSGTTQAPSGVMISRKNIIANLQTISRLFDCNPNVRLFNDMVLAHADGLVQGILLAMANAATLIRSGGFKISNLENWLNRVRQEKATHFITVPTIWSLIDQYANHDDYFDSSECLHLISVAAKLEQELWGRLQNRFGKSISNQYGLTETVTSALYSGDFHSEMGGFGSIGKPIDCEARIRNADDVDSEIGELQLRGDNIFLGYWKNSKRTTETFTQDGWMKTGDLVQSCSDGSYKILGRLKTIIMSGGFLIRPEEIDEVLLTHPSVIEAVTVSMPDPNFDEVPVTAVVLSDERIDEDTLLEYARSNLEALKVPKRIISLASIPRGDAGKPKLKELREELLMMLSRKKEYTQERNSRDVSGEVYQVAAQVLHIDPKLLQADSSPASVRSWDSFSQIALIIAMESHFSIRIPVAKAASIRNLGELVTTVKDLLK
- a CDS encoding acetyltransferase; protein product: MGLSKMILFGVRSPLVVEYEETCHRLGLKIEMAVSVNGSPRLVDQSRVVNINELPPSIIGKRFIACAFTPSRRAALIAQAQQLGFVLDDPLIDPSAILARSVRIGEGSFINAGVVVGAVSMIGNGVLVNRAVSLGHHTVLGDYVSIGPGATLAGNIHIGAGTMIGAGATILPDIRIGENALIAAGSVVRKHVPDGVLVVGNPAQERSYNPAKSSLYVEDGE
- a CDS encoding IS4 family transposase, whose product is MCPIRDNRHQINVAHGVILCIQDTTELDFNGQETEGLGRLSYDKQRGMYLHPTLCITPDRLPLGITDTWMWSRGLSKAADLANPGIKESRRWIEGYERVAELAARCPEHRLIYTGDRESDFYDLLKRAQALDYPADLLIRAQHNRALGDDLKLWDAIDQQQALTRITFTKPRKQGEKPRKVVQEIKVLRYTLRPKSKHPMLLTLVQAKEINPPAGKSSLIWRLVTNRCVETADAACELIDWYRARWEIEMFFDVLKVGCRVEKLQLDTKERIEKALALYIMVAWRIMFLMRLGRTCPELPADLVFDPLEWKVSFRLGKKALPDGIPTLNQVIRNLAELGGFLGRKCDGEPGAKSIWLGYSRVLDCIYGIQMARFC